TGGTGGTTAAGCCTAGAGTTGAGTCCCGGATACACTGCTTAATAGTTCTGTGACtatgggcaagtttcttaacgtTACTGAACATCAATTGTATCTgttgtaaaatggggatgctaTAGGTGGCTTGGATGGTTGTTTGATAGGACTGAGAGAAGTCCTACATGGCACCAGGCCTTGGTGCACAGAAGGCACAAATCCAGTAAAAGTAGTTGTTACAACTCAGTAACAAGGCCTGAGAGCTAGTTCGGACAGAGGGAGCCAGTGTATAACCCAAAACCTCATTTACAGCGATGATACCTTGAACCCTACCTACTTGCCATGTCTGTGTTGAGCTAGGTGAGGGAGAACCTGTCCCGCCACCTCTAAGTTATGATCTCTAGAGCCCTGAGCAGCCTTTTCATGGCCCTTGGCTGCCCTGCTACTCTTCCCTCAGTAGGTTGGGGTGAGGAGCAGTTCCTAAGTTCTGTATTACATAACTAGAAGGGCCTTACACTCATCCAGTCACACTCCTTATTTTTGCATTTGAGGAAACCAAGGCCTCAGGAGGCAAAATGATGACTTAGGCTAGTGGCTagtgtacagacacacacacacacacacacatacacagagcacATTCAGTGAAGAACTCAATCTGGACCTGCAAGCCACTGCCTGCCTTTTCTACTGCTCCACCCACCCCATACTCAccatcccctttctccacactgCAGATATCTTGGAGATGGCCGCTTCCATCTGGAGTCTGTCATGATTGCCAACCCCAGTGTCCCTGCTTACCGGTATGGACTAAGGTGGGGTGGCCAGCTAAGGAGGGGGTGGGATTTCCCTGCCACTGAAGCCCTCAGTTGGCCGAAACTTCCTGAATCTGCTGGCCTGACCCAGGGCTACTGCTGCATGGGACCCACCCACCCCCTGGGATTCACACTGAGATCCTAGATCGCCATCCTACTTTTGCCTGCTCCATCTGTAGGACTGAACTTTCCCATGATAATCTCTGCTCTTGCCTCTGTTCCTAattacctgcatggagcctacagTTTCAGGAGACCAAGGGGCTGGGTCAGGGAGCTGTGTGTACAAAAGGTACTGTGAATGGCTGTCACCGTAACCCTTATAGCTTCTTTTCCAGATATGACCCATACAGCAAAGTCCTGTCCAGAGAACACTATGACCACCAGCGCATGCAGGCCAACCGCCAAGAAGCCATAGCCACAGCCCGCTCAGCCAAATCCTGGGGCCTTATCCTAGGCACTTTGGGCCGCCAGGGCAGCCCCAAgattctggaggtcagagggcTTTGGGAAGGCCTCTGGAGGATGGAACTGACTAGAAATCCAGCTGGAAAAATCAGTACATTAAAGGATTTAGACTTGGCTTGATCATGGTGTTCTGAGCTTGGCCTCCCTCTTCCAACAGCACCTGGAATCTCGTCTCCAAGCCTTGGGACTTACCTTTGTGAGGCTGCTGCTGTCTGAGATCTTCCCCAGCAAGCTTAGCCTACTTCCTCAAGTGGATGTGTAAGTTTTCTCACCTTACCTCCCTAGCTATGACTCCGGCTAAGGAAGCTTAGATCTGAGTCCTGCCCAGCACATAATGAAGGCTGGAGTTGTTAGGAATTGCGtccatgaaattttaatgtataCAGAGATTTCATCCAGCAGGGGCTACCTTTGGCTGTGAGTCACACGCATTTTGGCTTGGGGGCTCACCAGTAGCTGCATCATCACAGTCACTCTGTGTAAGATGAGTTTGAGTGGTGTTTGGCACCTGCAGTGTATCAGAACTAAATTAAATTTGATTCTGGGGATATGATCACAGATGAGCTGCCCAGGCCCCGCCTTCAGAGAGCTAACAGAGAGCTCTCCTGgaggaaacaagagaaaacaaacagcacTATAGTGTTACTCTAAATAGTAGGTGATTGTGTTTACTTTGGAAGTAATAGTAAGCATTCATTGGGTGTGTTGGGGATACAGTCATGTATTTTAGCATGCTCCCCAGAAGGAGGGtaccctctcccccccacccttgGGTTTGACTTGACTTCCCTTCCTAGGTGGGTGCAGATAGCATGTCCACGCCTTTCCATTGACTGGGGCACAGCCTTCCCCAAGCCGCTGCTGACACCCTATGAGGTAAccctatgttttaaaaatacccaaGAGAGAGTGGGCTTTGCACCTGGTTCTGTCAAGGGAGGGATCTGCAGTGGGGTGGGCAGCACTTCTTACAGCTGACTcatttcctagctgtgtggccttgggtgagtaccctaacctctctgagcctcacatttcttttctgtgttctgaGGATAATAGGACCTCCACAGGCCATCGTGAAGACAGAATTCATTAATCCTGTGCAGAAAAAGTTGGCAAATGTTATTGCCCCGTTATGCTCCTCTAGGCAGTGGTGGCCCTGAGGGACATTTCCTGGCAGCAGCCCTACCCTATGGACTTCTATGCTGGCAGCTCCTTGGGGCCATGGACAGTGAACCACGGACGGAACCGGCCCCCCCAGACCCCCAGGCGGCCCGAGCTGGAGAAGGTAGGCAGGgactggaagctggaagagaccACAAAGCGCAGGCCTGGCCCTGGCCGCCTCCCTAGTGACGCCGGCCGAGGCCGCCGCGGTGCGGCCGCTACGGGAAATGCACAGGagcggggtggaggggaggaagtAGCCGAATGGAGACCCTGACCAAAGTCTGCGACCTCCGATGCAGGAGGAGTCCACGTGCCACTCTCCAGTCGCGGCTTGCGACGGTTGCAACTGCGGAGACGAAAAGGGAGCGCCGCGGGCTCAGTGAGATCCTGCTTGGGCGCAGGTACCCGCCTCTGCTCCAGCTGCGCCCTACCCCCTCTCTTTTGTTATGGGAACACCTGCTCGCCCTGAGGCCCGCCTTCGGGGTGGTGCCATTTGGTCCCGCCCCCCGTACTTTCGACTTCCGCTCGGGGAACGGCTGCTTCCGGTCCGTGGCGCGTTGCCCGGCGAGATGGCGGCTCAGCAGCCCCTGCGGGTGTTGGCCCTGGCCGGCTTCCGGCAGAGCGAGCGGGGCTTCCGCGAGAAGACTGGAGCGCTGAGGAAGGCGCTGCGGGGCCGCGCCGAGCTCGTGTGCCTCAGCGGCCCGCACCTGGTCTCGGGTGCCGTGGGCTCCGAGGGCGCCGGGCCGGACTCCGGTGAGACGGAAATGCACCCTGCGTCTTCTATCGGGATTCGTTTCCATAACTCCCCTCAGCATACTCCCACGCTGTATCCTCGCCTCATTCCTTCCCAGACTTCCGCCTTGATCAGTCTTCCCTTCTCCCAgattttcttctgtctcctcGGCCACCTCTTTGCACACATTGTCATTCCCAAGCCTTCCGTCCGTCCCTTTCTCATTTCTCACCCCCTAGGTACGTGCTTGCCCTGACCCCATCCTTTCCTATCACTGTAGAGCCCTGCCTTCCGCCGGAGGAGCAGCCTCGAGGCTGGTGGTTTTCAGAACAGGAGGCAGACGTTTTCAACGCCCTGAGCCAGCCCACGGTATGCAGAGGTCTGGAGGAAGCCTTGGGAACCGTGGCACAGGCACTGAAGAGACTGGGGCCTTTTGACGGGCTCCTTGGTTTCAGCCAGGGAGCCGCGTTAGCAGCCCTTGTGTGTGCCCTTGGCCAGGCAGGCGATGCCCGCTTCCCCTTGCCAAAGTTTATCATCCTGGTATCTGGTTTCTGCCCCCGAGGCCTTGGACCCGAGGAATCCGTCCTGCAGGGCCCCTTGTCACTGCCGTCACTCCATGTTTTTGGAGACACTGACTGCGTCATCCCCTCTCAGGAAAGTATGCAGCTGGCTAGCCGATTCACTGGAGCCATCACACTCACCCACCCTGGTGGTCACTTCATTCCAGTAGCTGCAGCCCAGCGCCAGGCCTACCTCAATTTCTTGGACCAGTTAACAGAGTGAGAAATCAACAAATGTCTCTCCCCCTAATCCCTCACCCCACATGACCTTGGGGCAGCCTCTGTAATCAGTCCTCTTTCCCCCTCACCCTGCGAGCTCAACTGCTGTTAGTGTTTATCACCATCACCAATTAAGAACAAGTATCAGTAATTAAGCCTCAAATTATAAGAAGCCCAGCTctacccaagaaaaaaaaaaaaaacgggattAGGAGGCCTTAGTGGACATTGGCATCTGATACTCAAACATGAAAAAGGCCGGTGGACCCCCCGGATTAGTGGAGGGTAAAATGGGAAAAGCAGGGGCTGGCAGTGTGGCAGCCACATAATAAAGTGGTGATTGTGATTTTGAGCATGCTTTTCCTCATACAGAAAAACCCATTTTGTAACAGAAGTCTGGATTCCTGCCCATCCACACAGCCTCCAGGGCAGCACCACACAGGGAAGTGTTTCCAGTTTTAAGCCCCCAGGACAAGCTCATGTCTGCACACATTTGGTAGCAGTCTCAAGCCCCAAGCTGAAGGAAAGGAGGCCTTGGTGGCTGAATTGGAAGAATTTACCTCTGAGCATTTTTGGGATGAGAGCACCTGGCAAGCTTCTGTCTGGCCTCCACTGAGTTAGGCTTCCTCTGTCCTGACTGTTGAGGGCTGTATGCTGGCCTTCTGTCAAGCTCTTGGCTTCTTGAGTTCTCTGCTTTCTCCTCCAGAACTGCTTTAGCCCCTCTGAACTATAAGTTTCAAGGGTG
The Vulpes vulpes isolate BD-2025 chromosome 2, VulVul3, whole genome shotgun sequence genome window above contains:
- the OVCA2 gene encoding esterase OVCA2; translation: MGTPARPEARLRGGAIWSRPPYFRLPLGERLLPVRGALPGEMAAQQPLRVLALAGFRQSERGFREKTGALRKALRGRAELVCLSGPHLVSGAVGSEGAGPDSEPCLPPEEQPRGWWFSEQEADVFNALSQPTVCRGLEEALGTVAQALKRLGPFDGLLGFSQGAALAALVCALGQAGDARFPLPKFIILVSGFCPRGLGPEESVLQGPLSLPSLHVFGDTDCVIPSQESMQLASRFTGAITLTHPGGHFIPVAAAQRQAYLNFLDQLTE